The DNA segment GACCGGAATTCCAAAAATGAGGATAGAAGAAGCCGCTGCCCGTAAACAGGCAAGGATCGACTCCGGCAGAGATGTGATCGTAGGTATCAACCGTTACCGTCCTTCTAAAGAAAATCCTTTGGATATTTTGGATATCGATAATACAGCGGTGAGAGAATCTCAGATCCGCAAACTAAACGAACTCAAGAAAAACAGAGACAATGCTTCAGTTACGGCCGCATTAGATGCGATCACTGAATGTGCTAAAACTGGAAATGGAAACCTGCTTGCACTTGCGGTAGATGCGGCCAGAAAAAGAGCAACCCTTGGCGAGATCTCTTTCGCTATGGAGAAAGTATTCGGCAGATATAAATCCGTCACTCATATGATCAAAGGAGTGTACTCGGAGGAAATCATGGATGATCCGGATTTCAAAAAGGCAAAAGAACTCTCTGCAAAATTTGCAAAGTTGGAAGGAAGACAGCCTAGGATCATGGTCGCTAAGATGGGACAGGACGGACATGATAGAGGTGCAAAAGTAATCTCCACAAGCTTTGCGGATATGGGATTCGACGTTGATATAGGTCCTCTATTCCAAACTCCTGGAGAAGCAGCAAAACAGGCCATAGAGAACGATGTGCATGTGCTCGGAGTTTCTAGTCTTGCAGCGGGTCATAAAACTTTAGTTCCTCAGGTAATCCAAGAACTCAAAAAACTAGGAAGAGAAGATATCCTAGTCATCGCAGGCGGAGTCATCCCTCAGCAGGATTATGATTATTTGTATAAAGCAGGAGTGAACGGGATTTTCGGACCTGGAACAAAAATCTCCAAAGCAGGCGCAGAAATCCTAGAACTTCTGATCAAGAGTGTAGAAGGTTAATCTTTTTATGCCCGAGACCGAGGGAAAAGAAGAAGCCCAGATCCGAGGCTCTATCAAAAAGAAGAGCCTTCCGGATGCGGAAACTTTTTCCAAAGGAATTCTCTCGGGAGATATAGTTCTATTAAGCAGAGCGATCACTTTAGTAGAGAGTACTCTCCCTTCTCACCAAGAATTGGCAGAAGCTATATTAGAAAAATGTTTACCTCATTCCGGTAAAAGTATCCGAGTTGGGATCACGGGAATTCCGGGTGTAGGTAAAAGTACATTCATCGAAACCTTCGGAAATCATCTGATAGAGCAAGGAAGAAAGATCGCAGTACTTGCGGTAGATCCTACATCACAATTATCTAAAGGATCCATTTTGGGAGACAAGACCAGAATGGAAACTCTCTCCCGTAAAAAAGAAGCATTCATCCGTCCTTCCCCTTCCGGAGATTCATTAGGTGGAGTCGCTCGTAAGACTAGAGAAACCATCTTTTTATGCGAGGCCGCAGGTTTCGATACTATCCTTGTAGAAACTGTCGGAGTTGGACAATCGGAGACAGCCGTTAATTCCATGGTGGATATCTTCCTTCTTCTTTTAATAGCAGGAGCGGGAGACGAATTACAAGGGATCAAACGTGGGATCATGGAAATGGCAGACCTGATCGCGATCACAAAAGCGGATGGTGAAAACATGGCCAGAGCAAATCGTGCAAAAGCGGAAACAATTTCTGCAGTTCATTTTCTTCCTTCTCATGAATCAGGTATTAAAACAGAAGTTAGAACATGCTCGGCGGTTACTGGAGAAGGGATCTCCGAGATCTGGACTGAAATTTTAAACTTCATACAAGCTATCAAAGACAAAGGTTACTTGGATAAAAAAAGAAAAGAACAGGCCAAACATTGGTTACACGAATCCGTTCAATCCATGCTGCTGGATGATTTCTTTTCTAAGCTAGGAAATGATTTCCAAAAGGCAGAAGAACTTGTAACCCAAGGACTGGCAGGCTCTTATCAAACTGCTCGCAGACTTGTGAAGTATTATAAGAACGAAGATACTCAAATTTAAACATCCAACGAAACCAAAGAATCATGGTTTTGTAATATATTCCCCTTCCTAAACGATGTTTGTCCCGACCACATCATAGTGATTCCGGTTCCGAATGGAATTTTTTTTCTTGGAAAATATGTCTTTTGGGAGATTGATGGTGGATACAAAAGATTGAACCTCAATCGCGAAACGCCTCTGTTTTAGCAAGAAATTGACTTAGACCGGAGTCGGTATTGGAAAAGGAAAAAACATGAAAACTCGTATTTCCGGACTAATCTTATCACTTGTATTAGCCGCTTCTATCATCTCTTGCGCTACTACTAGCGCTGGACTTGCAACGAGTACCGTTCCGGTAGCGGATAAAAAGTATAAAGTGATCGCTCCGGTTGAAGGAACAAAATACTGGTACACATTCGATATCGCAATCATCGGAATTCCATTAGGCGAACCTCCTATCGATCGACTATTGGAGGAATTGAAGAAGGAAAAAGAGGCGGATGCTCTAATCAATGTCCGCTACTGGACAGATAGATCCATCTTTATATTCTTAACTGTGAACCGTCTTCATATCTCCGCAGAAGCGATCAAATTCGAAGACGAGATCCCGGATCCTAGGAAGAAAGGCCGTTAATTCCAAGGCGATATGATTCTTCTCAGATCTATCATTCCGTTTTGTTTTTTAATTTTTACGATGTACTCATGCTCAGGCACTTTCAGTAGAGCGGATGTGGGGGGCAGAGTGACTAGTACGAATCTAATCGATTCTGCTACGATCATTCGTTCCAAAGATTACATGGAGTTGGGAGTTTCCAGCGGGGAAAGTTCGGTCTTCTTTTTGTTCGGACTTATCCCGGTAACCAATCCATTAAATTTGGATTATGCACTCAGCGAAGCAGTTCAAAAGATCCCCGGCGGGAAAAGTTTGATCAAAGTAAAATACTGGCACGAGACTCACCTATTTTTCCCTGTAGGAACAATAAGTGTACTAAAAGTAAAAGGCACCGTAATCGGTTCTCCTTCTACAACTCCTAACGAAGCGGGTAAAAAATGAAAACCCGCGTATTCGCTTTCAGCTTCTTTTGTATTCTATTGGTGGATTGTGTTCGGGAAGATACGGTTCCTCAGGGAGATGCAAACAGCCAGATCTATGCCGCAGCGGAATATCTTTCCAAAAAATGCGGAGATCCGATCCCGCAACATTTTCCGGTTGCGATCGGAGATGTGCAAAGAAGGAACCTGGATCTTTGTAGTATCGCGATCACAAAAGCGGACTGTCCTTTCATATCCTATCCGGCAGTCTGTCTTTGGATCTATTATGATAAACCTGCGGGAGAGATCCCTTGGTATTTGAATTTTAAAGATGTAT comes from the Leptospira dzoumogneensis genome and includes:
- the meaB gene encoding methylmalonyl Co-A mutase-associated GTPase MeaB, whose translation is MPETEGKEEAQIRGSIKKKSLPDAETFSKGILSGDIVLLSRAITLVESTLPSHQELAEAILEKCLPHSGKSIRVGITGIPGVGKSTFIETFGNHLIEQGRKIAVLAVDPTSQLSKGSILGDKTRMETLSRKKEAFIRPSPSGDSLGGVARKTRETIFLCEAAGFDTILVETVGVGQSETAVNSMVDIFLLLLIAGAGDELQGIKRGIMEMADLIAITKADGENMARANRAKAETISAVHFLPSHESGIKTEVRTCSAVTGEGISEIWTEILNFIQAIKDKGYLDKKRKEQAKHWLHESVQSMLLDDFFSKLGNDFQKAEELVTQGLAGSYQTARRLVKYYKNEDTQI
- a CDS encoding LIC20211 family lipoprotein, encoding MKTRISGLILSLVLAASIISCATTSAGLATSTVPVADKKYKVIAPVEGTKYWYTFDIAIIGIPLGEPPIDRLLEELKKEKEADALINVRYWTDRSIFIFLTVNRLHISAEAIKFEDEIPDPRKKGR